In Aythya fuligula isolate bAytFul2 chromosome 25, bAytFul2.pri, whole genome shotgun sequence, a single genomic region encodes these proteins:
- the TMEM9 gene encoding transmembrane protein 9, whose amino-acid sequence MFAQCTWKCASSVLLVALLSCVLSPPAHASKSSEDIRCKCICPPYRNISGHIYNKNVSQKDCNCLHVVEPMPVPGNDVEAYCLLCECKYEERSTTTIKVIIIIYLSVVGALLLYMAFLVLVDPLIRKPDAYTQPLHNEEENEDAHSLAAAPTPSGARANTVLERVEGAQQRWKRQVQEQRKTVFDRHKMLS is encoded by the exons ATGTTTGCCCAGTGCACCTGGAAATGTGCAAGCTCCGTGCTGCTGGTTGCACTGCTGAGCTGCGTCCTTTCTCCTCCAGCACACGCCAGCAAG AGCTCGGAGGACATCCGCTGCAAGTGCATCTGTCCCCCGTACCGGAACATCAGTGGGCACATCTACAACAAGAATGTGTCGCAGAAGGACTG CAACTGCCTGCATGTTGTGGAGCCCATGCCAGTGCCCGGGAACGACGTGGAGGCGTACTGCCTGCTGTGTGAATGCAAGTACGAGGAGCgcagcaccaccaccatcaAG GTGATCATCATCATTTACTTGTCCGTGGTTGGGGCGCTGCTGCTGTACATGGCTTTCCTTGTGCTGGTGGACCCTCTGATCCGCAAGCCAGATGCTTACACCCAGCCCCTGCACAACGAGGAGGAGAACGAG GACGCTCACTCcttggctgcagcccccaccccgTCCGGGGCCAGAGCCAACACGGTGCTGGAGAGGGTGGAGGGAGCCCAGCAGCGCTGGAAGCGCCAGGtacaggagcagaggaagaCGGTTTTCGACCGCCACAAGATGCTGAGCTAG
- the LOC116498846 gene encoding alpha-1,6-mannosyl-glycoprotein 4-beta-N-acetylglucosaminyltransferase-like gives MRCSPKRCLTAALTAFVLLLLFLLLHRGSWQEQEPLEVEFRDLPPDTTLQMLKPEGALNILQDLDNLSAPHNVSYHLLAGSLPPRKKFLTVGLSSVRRPRGYYLPATLTSLFKQSTKEELQEMVVVVHLADTDPGWNARVAADITRKFAHRILLGQLLLIHAPQEFYPTLEGLKRNYNDPEERVKFRSKQNVDYAFLLAFAANLSSYYLMIEDDVWSAKSFFTAIRKAVASQEGTTWATLEFSKLGYIGKLYRSSDLPRLARFLLLFYQEMPCDWLLVYFRLLLTQKDVIRFKPSLFQHMGLYSSFQGTVNRLEDDEFEADAMDLPDNPPAALFTSMTVFENYEPLKAYSASGGYFWGKNPEDGSTFCIVFHQPARITRVRVRTGSDERQGDFLRAGVLELGRRRRADGRDCSAYITVGTFEKGLFESRGLEKGAPGPVECVRIRVTKGQSEWLIIQSIDIWTGAES, from the exons ATGAGATGCTCCCCGAAGCGCTGCCTCACGGCTGCGCTCACAGCcttcgtcctcctcctcctcttcctcctcctgcacaggggcagctggcaggagcaggagccccTCGAG GTGGAGTTTAGGGACCTACCCCCAGACACCACCCTGCAGATGCTGAAGCCAGAAGGGGCCCTGAACATCCTCCAGGACCTGGACAACCTCTCTGCGCCCCACAACGTCTCCTACCACCTCCTCGCCGGCTCCCTGCCACCCCGCAAAA agtTCTTGACGGTGGGGCTGTCGTCAGTGCGGCGGCCACGCGGCTACTACCTCCCGGCCACGCTCACGTCCCTCTTCAAGCAGTCGACaaaggaggagctgcaggagatggtggtggtggtgcacCTGGCTGACACGGACCCTGGCTGGAACGCCCGGGTGGCCGCCGACATCACCCGCAAGTTTGCTCACCGCATCCTCctgggccagctcctgctgatCCACGCTCCCCAGGAGTTTTACCCGACCCTGGAGGGCCTCAAGAGAAACTACAACGACCCGGAGGAGCGGGTGAAGTTCAGGTCCAAACAGAACGTGGATTACGCCTTCCTCCTGGCCTTCGCCGCCAACCTTTCCTCCTACTACTTGATGATCGAGGACGACGTGTGGTCTGCCAAGTCCTTCTTCACGGCCATCCGAAAGGCGGTGGCCTCGCAGGAAGGCACAACCTGGGCCACCCTTGAGTTCTCCAAGCTGGGCTACATCGGTAAGCTCTACCGCTCCAGTGACCTTCCTCGCCTGGCtcgcttcctcctcctcttctacCAGGAGATGCCCTGTGACTGGCTGCTGGTCTACTTTCGCCTCCTGCTCACCCAGAAGGACGTCATCCGCTTCAAACCCTCCCTCTTCCAGCACATGGGCCTCTACTCCTCCTTCCAGGGCACCGTCAACCGGCTGGAGGACGACGAGTTCGAGGCCGACGCCATGGACCTCCCGGACAACCCTCCCGCAGCCTTGTTCACCAGCATGACCGTCTTTGAGAACTACGAGCCCCTCAAGGCTTACAGCGCCTCAGGGGGGTACTTTTGGGGGAAAAACCCAGAAGATGGCAGCACCTTCTGCATCGTCTTCCACCAGCCAGCCCGCATCACCCGTGTGCGGGTGCGGACGGGCTCTGATGAGCGCCAGGGGGATTTCTTGCGCGcgggggtgctggagctgggccgGAGGCGACGGGCTGATGGCCGGGACTGCTCTGCCTACATCACCGTGGGCACCTTCGAGAAGGGGCTCTTCgagagcagggggctggagaaGGGAGCGCCCGGCCCCGTGGAGTGCGTGCGGATCCGGGTGACCAAGGGCCAGAGCGAGTGGCTCATCATCCAGAGCATCGACATCTGGACGGGGGCAGAGAGCTGA